In Streptomyces sp. SLBN-118, the following are encoded in one genomic region:
- a CDS encoding ATP-binding protein codes for MNRDALTAPLVDQCPGADHRYNFELPARVEFVARARRLTHEQLHLWGIGGDVRDTAMLVVSELVTNAVVHTDGHLVACELLIGAELLRITVQDQGASPAVPHVCHTVEEERGRGLLLVEAVSSAWGADESKHGPGRLVWAELPHARTSQQTGIPPVPQRPC; via the coding sequence GTGAACCGTGACGCGCTCACCGCCCCGCTCGTGGACCAGTGCCCGGGGGCCGACCACCGGTACAACTTTGAACTTCCGGCGCGCGTCGAGTTCGTCGCGAGAGCGAGAAGACTCACGCACGAACAGCTGCACTTGTGGGGAATAGGCGGCGACGTTCGCGACACAGCGATGCTCGTCGTGTCCGAACTGGTCACCAACGCGGTCGTGCACACCGATGGCCATCTGGTGGCCTGCGAACTCCTTATCGGCGCGGAGCTCCTGCGAATAACCGTGCAGGACCAGGGGGCATCCCCTGCCGTCCCGCACGTGTGCCACACCGTCGAAGAAGAACGCGGGCGCGGCCTTCTGCTGGTCGAGGCCGTCAGCAGCGCCTGGGGGGCGGACGAGTCGAAGCACGGCCCCGGCCGTCTGGTCTGGGCGGAACTGCCACACGCCCGCACCTCCCAGCAGACCGGCATTCCACCCGTTCCGCAGAGGCCATGCTGA
- a CDS encoding transposase family protein, giving the protein MRSHAVAAGARSYAAVGQWLRRAPQDTLGRLGFPVRGALGERPAASMDAVRRVIERLRPEGLAALARPVVEPPDGPARLAADGRRGLRS; this is encoded by the coding sequence ATGCGGTCGCATGCGGTCGCGGCCGGGGCGCGTTCGTACGCGGCGGTGGGGCAATGGCTGCGGCGGGCCCCGCAGGACACCCTGGGCCGGCTGGGCTTCCCGGTGCGCGGGGCGCTGGGCGAGCGGCCCGCCGCGTCGATGGACGCAGTGCGACGGGTCATCGAGCGACTGCGCCCCGAGGGCCTGGCCGCGCTGGCGAGGCCCGTCGTGGAGCCGCCGGACGGCCCGGCACGCCTGGCGGCGGACGGTAGGAGGGGTCTTCGAAGTTAA
- a CDS encoding helix-turn-helix transcriptional regulator, with product MSEPRSAPTVGQVVLGRRLQDLRERAGLRREEAAKILRVAAGTIRRMETAEVALKIPYVQLLLNAYGITDDEARGFIELAEEANKPGWWQRFHDVLPGWFSMYVSLEGAAALIRTYEPHFVPGLLQTEDYARAIMTCGAVGQTDPADIERHVALRMERQALLTRPDAPKFWVIMDETVFRRPVGGPGVMRAQIDQLLEWARLPHVTLQIAEFATGHHPGTYGPFVLFRFAVPELPDMVYSEYLTGAVYLDARPEVASHLEVLDRMAAQAATAQRTKEILRDLRKEL from the coding sequence GTGAGTGAACCGCGGTCCGCCCCCACGGTGGGCCAGGTCGTACTCGGCAGGCGCTTGCAGGATCTGCGGGAGCGGGCCGGACTCAGGCGCGAGGAAGCGGCAAAGATCCTTCGCGTGGCCGCAGGCACCATCCGCCGGATGGAAACAGCCGAGGTCGCGCTGAAGATCCCCTATGTCCAACTGCTGCTGAACGCCTACGGGATCACTGACGACGAGGCCCGAGGTTTTATCGAGCTCGCCGAGGAGGCCAACAAGCCCGGCTGGTGGCAGCGCTTTCACGACGTTCTGCCCGGCTGGTTCAGTATGTACGTCAGTCTGGAGGGCGCCGCCGCCCTTATCCGGACTTATGAGCCGCACTTTGTGCCCGGTCTGCTGCAGACGGAGGACTACGCCCGGGCCATCATGACCTGCGGAGCCGTCGGGCAGACCGACCCGGCCGACATCGAGCGCCATGTGGCGTTGCGGATGGAACGCCAGGCTCTGCTGACCCGACCCGACGCACCCAAGTTCTGGGTGATCATGGACGAGACGGTCTTCCGCCGGCCCGTCGGTGGCCCCGGCGTCATGCGAGCGCAGATCGACCAGCTGCTCGAATGGGCCCGGCTGCCCCATGTCACCCTGCAGATCGCGGAGTTCGCGACCGGACATCACCCCGGCACCTACGGGCCGTTCGTCCTCTTCCGGTTCGCCGTCCCCGAGCTCCCGGACATGGTCTACAGCGAGTACCTCACTGGCGCCGTCTACCTGGACGCCCGCCCCGAGGTCGCCTCGCATCTGGAGGTTCTGGACCGCATGGCGGCCCAGGCCGCGACTGCGCAACGCACGAAGGAGATTCTCAGGGATCTCCGCAAGGAGTTGTAA
- a CDS encoding DUF397 domain-containing protein: MDHNIYNGMPAAQLGEEGWHKPWSGGNGGNCFETMKLADGRVAVRQSADPDGPALIYTSNEIEAFIQGAKAGKADFLVG, from the coding sequence ATGGATCACAACATATACAACGGCATGCCGGCGGCCCAACTGGGCGAAGAGGGCTGGCACAAGCCGTGGAGCGGCGGCAACGGCGGAAACTGCTTCGAGACGATGAAGCTGGCCGACGGCAGGGTCGCGGTGCGTCAGTCCGCTGACCCGGACGGCCCCGCCCTGATCTACACCTCCAACGAGATCGAGGCATTCATCCAGGGGGCCAAGGCCGGGAAGGCGGACTTCCTGGTCGGGTGA